The Bacillus vallismortis genome window below encodes:
- the speB gene encoding agmatinase — MRFDEAYSGKVFIASRPEWEGADAILYGMPMDWTVSYRPGSRFGPSRIREVSIGLEEYSPYLDRDLADLNFFDAGDIPLPFGNPQKSLDMIEEYVDSILEKGKFPMGMGGEHLVSWPVMKAMYKKYPDLAIIHFDAHTDLRVDYEGEPLSHSTPIRKAAELIGPQNVYSFGIRSGMKEEFEWAKENGMHISKFEVLEPLKEVLPKLAGRPVYVTIDIDVLDPAHAPGTGTVDAGGITSKELLASVHEIARSEVNVKGADLVEVAPVYDHSEQTANTASKVIREMLLGFVK, encoded by the coding sequence ATGAGATTTGATGAAGCATATTCAGGAAAAGTATTTATCGCGAGCCGCCCCGAGTGGGAAGGGGCGGACGCCATCCTTTACGGCATGCCGATGGACTGGACGGTCAGCTATCGCCCGGGCTCACGCTTTGGCCCGAGCAGAATCCGCGAAGTGTCAATCGGCCTTGAAGAATACAGCCCGTATTTAGACCGTGATCTGGCTGATCTGAACTTCTTTGACGCCGGCGACATTCCGCTGCCGTTCGGAAATCCGCAGAAAAGCCTTGATATGATTGAGGAATATGTAGACAGCATTTTAGAAAAAGGGAAATTCCCAATGGGTATGGGCGGGGAGCACCTCGTGTCATGGCCTGTCATGAAAGCGATGTATAAGAAGTATCCAGACCTTGCGATTATCCATTTTGACGCACATACAGATCTTCGCGTTGATTATGAGGGAGAACCGCTTTCTCACTCCACGCCGATCCGCAAAGCGGCAGAATTGATCGGACCGCAAAATGTGTATTCTTTCGGAATCCGTTCCGGCATGAAGGAAGAGTTTGAATGGGCGAAAGAAAACGGCATGCACATCTCAAAATTTGAAGTGCTTGAACCGCTGAAGGAAGTGCTTCCGAAGCTTGCGGGCCGTCCGGTATATGTCACAATCGACATTGACGTATTAGACCCTGCGCACGCACCGGGAACAGGAACGGTTGACGCCGGCGGCATCACGTCTAAAGAACTGCTTGCATCCGTCCATGAAATCGCGCGTTCAGAGGTAAACGTGAAGGGCGCTGATTTAGTGGAAGTCGCACCGGTGTACGACCACTCAGAACAAACGGCAAACACAGCCAGTAAAGTCATCCGTGAAATGCTGCTTGGGTTTGTGAAATAA
- the speE gene encoding spermidine synthase, whose translation MSELWYTEKQTKNFGITMKVNKTLHTEQTEFQHLEMVETEEFGNMLFLDGMVMTSEKDEFVYHEMVAHVPLFTHPNPEHVLVVGGGDGGVIREILKHPSVKKATLVDIDGKVIEYSKKFLPSIAGKLDDPRVDVQVDDGFMHIAKSENQYDVIMVDSTEPVGPAVNLFTKGFYAGIAKALKEDGIFVAQTDNPWFTPELITNVQRDVKEIFPITKLYTANIPTYPSGLWTFTIGSKKYDPLAVEDSRFFEIDTKYYTKDIHKAAFVLPKFVSDLIK comes from the coding sequence TTGAGCGAACTTTGGTACACAGAGAAGCAGACGAAAAACTTTGGCATTACGATGAAGGTTAATAAAACATTACATACAGAACAAACGGAGTTTCAGCATTTAGAAATGGTGGAAACGGAAGAGTTCGGCAACATGCTGTTTTTGGACGGCATGGTTATGACATCTGAAAAAGACGAATTCGTTTATCATGAAATGGTGGCGCATGTCCCATTATTTACGCACCCAAATCCGGAGCACGTTCTTGTTGTCGGCGGCGGTGACGGCGGCGTCATTAGAGAAATCCTGAAGCATCCGAGCGTGAAAAAAGCGACACTTGTTGATATTGACGGCAAGGTTATCGAATACTCTAAAAAGTTCCTTCCTTCTATCGCGGGCAAACTGGATGATCCGCGCGTTGACGTGCAGGTGGATGACGGATTTATGCACATTGCGAAATCTGAAAATCAATACGACGTGATCATGGTGGATTCAACTGAACCTGTCGGACCGGCTGTAAACCTGTTTACAAAAGGATTCTACGCAGGAATCGCAAAAGCGCTGAAAGAAGACGGAATTTTCGTCGCTCAGACGGACAACCCATGGTTTACGCCGGAATTAATCACAAATGTACAGCGCGACGTGAAGGAAATTTTCCCGATTACGAAGCTGTATACAGCGAACATTCCGACATATCCAAGCGGTTTGTGGACATTTACAATCGGATCGAAAAAATATGATCCGCTTGCAGTCGAAGACAGCCGTTTCTTCGAAATTGATACGAAATATTACACAAAAGATATTCATAAAGCGGCGTTTGTTCTGCCGAAATTTGTGAGTGACCTGATTAAATAA
- a CDS encoding MarR family transcriptional regulator gives MDHDKLEANLLDHALTKYLKTTKQIDEATVPKHVNNIRGFILRIIYRHGSCTIKDILKEVTLSPSATTTALNHLEQEGFIERSRNKNDRRTVWITLSESGRGAAEQMIENRQQLIDGMFERVTAEEKKTFLAIVAKLTQ, from the coding sequence ATGGACCATGACAAACTGGAAGCAAATTTGCTGGATCACGCACTTACAAAATACTTGAAAACCACGAAGCAAATAGATGAAGCTACCGTTCCGAAACACGTAAATAATATAAGAGGATTTATTCTGCGGATCATATACAGACATGGGAGCTGCACCATAAAGGATATACTAAAAGAGGTCACACTGTCTCCCTCTGCGACAACCACCGCCCTCAATCATTTAGAGCAGGAGGGTTTTATTGAGAGATCGAGAAATAAAAATGACCGCCGCACTGTATGGATTACGCTTTCCGAGTCGGGCCGGGGAGCGGCTGAGCAAATGATTGAAAACCGCCAGCAGCTGATTGACGGCATGTTTGAACGTGTAACAGCCGAAGAGAAAAAGACGTTCTTAGCGATTGTTGCGAAGCTGACCCAATAG
- a CDS encoding 2-hydroxymuconate tautomerase, whose translation MPYVTVKMLEGRTDEQKRNLVEKVTEAVKETTGASEEKIVVFIEEMRKDHYAVAGKRLSDME comes from the coding sequence ATGCCATACGTAACCGTCAAAATGCTCGAAGGCCGTACAGACGAGCAAAAACGCAATCTTGTCGAGAAAGTAACAGAAGCGGTAAAGGAAACAACCGGTGCTTCTGAAGAAAAAATTGTTGTGTTTATAGAAGAAATGAGAAAAGACCATTATGCCGTCGCAGGCAAACGTCTGAGCGATATGGAATAA
- the thrS gene encoding threonine--tRNA ligase, with protein sequence MSKHVHIQHPDGQIKEYPKGITIKEAAGSISSSLQKKAAAGQVNGKLVDLGFKLEEDAELSIVTLDSQEGLQVLRHTSAHVLAQAVKRLYGEVSLGVGPVIEDGFYYDMKLEHSLTSDDLEAIEKEMKNIINENLEMKRIEVSYEEAEELFAKKGEPFKLEILKDIPRGEDITLYQQGEFVDLCRGPHLPSTGMIKAFKLTRVSGAYWRGDNENEVLQRVYGVAFHKKKDLDAHLHMLEEAAKRDHRKLGKQLELFMFSEEAPGMPFYLPKGQIVRNELERFSRELQTNAGYDEVRTPFMMNQRLWEQSGHWDHYRDNMYFSEVDETRFAMKPMNCPGHMLIFKNNLYSYRDLPIRMAEFGQVHRHEYSGALNGMLRVRTFCQDDAHIFVREDQIESEIKEAIGLIDEVYRTFGFEYSVELSTRPEDSLGDDSLWEASERALAHVLEELGLPYEVNEGDGAFYGPKIDFHIKDALKRSHQCATIQLDFQMPEKFDLTYINEHNEKVRPVVIHRAVFGSIDRFFGILIEHFGGAFPVWLAPIQVQIIPVSHVHLDYCRKVQAELKQVGIRVGIDERNEKLGYKIRESQVQKIPYVLVLGDHEEQQDAVNVRQFGHQENKHVPFQTFKDKLVKQVKNRGM encoded by the coding sequence ATGAGTAAACATGTACACATTCAGCATCCAGACGGACAGATCAAGGAATATCCGAAAGGCATTACAATCAAAGAAGCGGCTGGTTCTATCAGTTCCAGTCTGCAAAAGAAGGCGGCTGCGGGTCAGGTCAACGGCAAGCTCGTTGATCTCGGCTTCAAGCTGGAGGAGGATGCTGAGCTTTCGATTGTCACACTTGATTCACAAGAAGGCTTGCAAGTGCTCCGCCACACATCAGCGCACGTGCTGGCCCAAGCGGTGAAACGGCTGTATGGCGAAGTGTCATTGGGGGTGGGGCCTGTGATAGAAGACGGCTTCTACTATGACATGAAGCTGGAGCACAGTTTGACATCGGATGACTTAGAAGCCATCGAAAAAGAAATGAAGAACATTATAAATGAAAACCTTGAAATGAAAAGAATTGAGGTTTCTTACGAAGAGGCTGAAGAACTGTTTGCCAAAAAAGGTGAGCCGTTTAAGCTGGAGATTTTGAAGGATATTCCGCGCGGAGAGGATATCACGCTGTATCAGCAGGGAGAATTCGTTGACCTGTGCCGGGGGCCGCACCTTCCTTCTACAGGGATGATCAAGGCGTTCAAACTGACAAGAGTATCGGGCGCTTATTGGCGCGGAGACAATGAAAATGAAGTCCTGCAGCGGGTGTACGGGGTTGCGTTTCACAAGAAAAAAGATTTGGATGCGCATCTGCATATGCTGGAAGAAGCGGCAAAACGTGACCACCGCAAGCTTGGCAAACAGTTAGAGCTGTTTATGTTTTCTGAAGAAGCGCCGGGGATGCCGTTTTATTTGCCGAAAGGGCAGATTGTCCGCAATGAACTGGAACGCTTCTCGCGTGAGCTGCAAACAAATGCCGGCTATGATGAGGTGCGTACGCCGTTTATGATGAATCAGCGGTTATGGGAGCAGTCAGGCCACTGGGATCATTATCGCGACAATATGTATTTTTCAGAAGTGGATGAGACAAGATTCGCAATGAAGCCGATGAATTGTCCTGGACATATGCTCATATTTAAAAACAACCTGTATTCGTATCGTGATCTGCCGATTCGTATGGCGGAGTTCGGCCAGGTCCATCGCCATGAATACAGCGGCGCTTTAAATGGAATGCTTCGCGTCCGGACGTTCTGTCAGGATGACGCGCATATCTTCGTTCGGGAGGATCAGATTGAGAGCGAGATCAAAGAAGCGATTGGGCTGATTGACGAGGTATATCGTACATTTGGTTTTGAGTATTCGGTTGAGCTTTCGACTCGCCCGGAGGATTCATTGGGCGATGATAGCCTTTGGGAAGCATCGGAACGCGCCTTAGCACATGTCCTTGAGGAACTCGGCCTGCCTTATGAGGTGAATGAAGGCGATGGGGCGTTTTATGGACCGAAAATTGATTTTCACATAAAAGATGCCCTGAAACGAAGCCACCAATGTGCGACAATTCAGCTTGATTTTCAAATGCCGGAAAAATTCGATTTAACATATATCAATGAACACAATGAAAAGGTTCGTCCTGTTGTCATACACAGAGCGGTATTCGGCTCGATCGACCGTTTCTTTGGTATTTTGATCGAGCATTTCGGCGGGGCGTTCCCAGTCTGGCTCGCACCGATTCAGGTTCAAATCATACCGGTTTCACACGTTCACTTGGACTATTGCAGAAAGGTGCAGGCAGAGCTGAAACAGGTGGGGATAAGAGTCGGCATTGATGAGCGCAATGAGAAGCTTGGATACAAAATCAGAGAGTCGCAGGTACAGAAAATCCCATACGTGCTTGTGCTAGGAGATCATGAAGAGCAGCAGGATGCGGTAAACGTCCGCCAATTCGGGCATCAAGAGAATAAACACGTTCCTTTTCAAACTTTTAAAGATAAACTTGTCAAACAGGTGAAAAATCGAGGCATGTAG
- a CDS encoding transglycosylase domain-containing protein: MDAMTNKRLRLTLKTVRACIFLGALAALAAAAVFMTVILIAKYQGAPSVQVPQSTILYASDGSKLGETNYGEKRYWVPLKDMNPTIVKATVAVEDQNFYDHHGFDYKRMAGAALADLKAFAKVQGASTITQQYARNLYLEHDKTWKRKWNEAFYTIRLEQNYSKEEILEGYLNTIYYGHGAYGIEAASRLYFGKHAKNLTDAEAALLAGIPKGPSGYSPYINETKAKERQKTIVRMMEKQRMISQKKANELIKEPLSYQPLNKQVSKRKAPYFYDNAMREVEKKLGMTREQIETSGLNVYTTVDKRMQRIAEETITETVNAGSDIQVGFSAIDPRTGSVLALVGGRDYQKSPFDRTTQAKRQPASTIKPLLYYKAIQSGFTPVTLMKSEETEFQIDAQGETYSPSNYNGYYANKPITLLQALALSDNIYAVKTHLFLGMNKLVQAANEFGITAHFQKLPSLALGTEPVRPIEMVNAYAMLANGGKQIEPTFISRVTDAAGHVLYENPNQHKQVLDEKAAFVTASMMTGMFDTDLNGYTSVTGRTIANRLTRTYAGKSGTTSADSWMIGFNPQLAAGVWTGYDKNSTIDSVEEKSYAKTIWADFMEDALKGEPETAFKPPKGVTGVYIDPATGYTSGPGCAAKHYTYFVKGTEPSNVCYGAKPAKPTKDRLPAKENPASPKKWWDKWLGRNH, translated from the coding sequence GTGGATGCAATGACAAATAAACGGCTGAGACTGACGCTGAAAACCGTCCGCGCCTGTATCTTTTTAGGGGCTCTTGCGGCCTTAGCGGCAGCTGCTGTGTTTATGACTGTCATTTTGATAGCCAAATACCAAGGCGCTCCCTCCGTGCAAGTGCCGCAATCCACGATTTTGTATGCGAGTGACGGCTCAAAGCTCGGGGAAACGAATTACGGCGAAAAGCGCTATTGGGTCCCCTTAAAGGACATGAATCCGACAATTGTAAAAGCGACAGTGGCGGTTGAAGACCAGAATTTCTACGATCATCACGGCTTTGATTATAAACGAATGGCCGGTGCGGCGCTAGCTGATCTGAAAGCATTTGCCAAGGTTCAGGGCGCAAGCACCATCACCCAGCAATATGCGAGAAATTTATACCTTGAACACGATAAAACGTGGAAACGAAAATGGAATGAGGCGTTCTACACGATCCGTTTGGAACAGAACTATTCTAAGGAAGAGATTTTAGAAGGCTATTTAAATACGATTTACTACGGCCACGGCGCCTACGGCATTGAAGCCGCTTCCCGCCTGTATTTCGGCAAGCATGCGAAAAACCTGACGGATGCGGAGGCCGCTTTATTGGCGGGGATCCCAAAAGGCCCTTCCGGCTATTCGCCGTATATCAATGAAACGAAGGCCAAGGAGCGCCAGAAAACGATTGTGCGAATGATGGAAAAGCAGCGGATGATCAGCCAGAAAAAAGCGAATGAACTGATCAAAGAACCTCTTTCCTATCAGCCTTTGAATAAACAAGTTTCCAAGAGAAAAGCCCCTTATTTCTATGACAATGCGATGAGAGAAGTGGAGAAAAAGCTCGGCATGACGCGGGAGCAAATTGAAACGAGCGGGTTAAACGTCTATACAACGGTAGATAAACGGATGCAGCGCATCGCCGAGGAGACCATTACCGAAACAGTTAACGCCGGCTCTGACATTCAAGTCGGGTTTTCAGCCATTGATCCCCGCACAGGAAGTGTTCTCGCCCTTGTCGGCGGCAGGGATTATCAAAAAAGCCCGTTTGACCGGACGACACAGGCGAAACGCCAGCCTGCTTCGACGATTAAGCCATTGCTGTACTACAAAGCGATTCAGAGCGGATTTACGCCAGTCACCTTAATGAAAAGCGAAGAAACCGAGTTTCAAATTGATGCACAGGGAGAAACGTATTCTCCAAGCAACTATAACGGATACTATGCCAACAAGCCGATTACGCTTCTGCAGGCGCTGGCGCTTTCCGACAACATTTACGCTGTGAAAACACATCTCTTTCTCGGCATGAACAAGCTCGTACAGGCGGCAAATGAGTTCGGCATCACTGCTCATTTTCAAAAACTGCCGTCCCTGGCACTCGGCACCGAACCCGTGCGCCCGATTGAGATGGTCAACGCCTATGCCATGCTCGCAAATGGCGGGAAGCAAATCGAACCGACTTTTATTTCGAGGGTCACGGACGCGGCGGGACATGTGCTATACGAAAACCCGAATCAGCATAAACAGGTGCTTGATGAAAAAGCCGCTTTTGTCACGGCAAGTATGATGACAGGCATGTTTGATACGGATTTAAACGGCTATACGTCGGTAACCGGACGGACGATCGCCAACCGCCTGACAAGAACGTATGCGGGAAAATCAGGAACCACCAGCGCAGACAGCTGGATGATCGGCTTTAATCCACAGCTGGCCGCAGGTGTTTGGACGGGCTATGACAAAAACAGCACCATCGACTCGGTCGAAGAAAAAAGCTATGCCAAAACGATTTGGGCTGACTTCATGGAGGATGCGCTCAAAGGAGAACCGGAAACTGCTTTCAAACCGCCAAAAGGCGTAACCGGCGTGTACATTGATCCGGCAACAGGCTACACGTCCGGCCCCGGCTGCGCAGCCAAGCACTACACGTATTTTGTGAAAGGCACTGAACCGTCGAACGTGTGTTATGGGGCAAAACCCGCAAAACCAACAAAAGACCGGCTTCCAGCCAAAGAAAACCCCGCTTCCCCTAAAAAGTGGTGGGACAAATGGCTAGGGCGGAATCATTAA
- a CDS encoding YwhD family protein has product MEEKKKKSIGFNIIKSDPTDGHGGFGVGALSLDNISPVFVDVEEKEAFVDIGAMHARSTVEKGIKFLPNKEEVPNGKPYWLVWVTIDRREEGPYYAGVTACELTVDRSIRRGYKSLPEHVNLMDKSMKRNIIIDKMDDSSKRVLGEFLKNHDQGLWDRSPDELKTGLLPEDH; this is encoded by the coding sequence ATGGAAGAAAAAAAGAAAAAATCAATCGGGTTTAATATTATTAAAAGTGATCCGACAGACGGACACGGCGGTTTTGGCGTAGGGGCACTCAGCTTAGATAACATTTCCCCCGTATTCGTCGATGTAGAGGAAAAAGAAGCGTTCGTTGACATCGGTGCTATGCACGCCCGCAGCACCGTTGAAAAAGGAATTAAATTTCTGCCGAACAAAGAAGAAGTTCCGAACGGCAAACCATACTGGCTTGTCTGGGTGACGATTGACAGAAGAGAAGAGGGGCCTTATTACGCTGGTGTGACAGCCTGTGAACTGACGGTCGACAGAAGCATCAGAAGAGGCTACAAATCGCTGCCTGAGCATGTGAATCTGATGGATAAATCCATGAAACGGAACATTATCATTGATAAAATGGACGACAGCTCGAAGCGTGTGCTCGGCGAGTTTCTGAAAAATCATGATCAGGGCCTATGGGACCGGTCACCAGATGAATTAAAAACAGGCCTGCTTCCGGAAGACCATTAG
- a CDS encoding site-2 protease family protein has translation MDRFLYYPLSLMPYLVITLIVSFTIHELAHAYVAYKFGDDTAKRQGRLTLNPIKHLDPFGTILILVAGFGWARPIPVNRRFFKKPRLAGVLVSIAGPVSNLILAFIGFFLLVLMHAYGMEQLAAFSTGLDQFFSIWIQLNLVLFLFNLLPLPPLDGYRIIEDLVPPGVRAKMTQAESYGFIVFLVLFVTPLGSYVLWPMLNAGRDQILELFSAIFQPLL, from the coding sequence TTGGACCGTTTTTTATATTATCCGTTATCTTTAATGCCATACCTCGTCATCACGTTAATTGTGTCGTTTACGATACACGAGCTTGCCCATGCTTATGTCGCATACAAATTCGGTGACGATACGGCGAAAAGACAAGGAAGACTGACACTGAATCCTATTAAACACCTTGATCCGTTCGGAACCATTTTGATTCTGGTGGCCGGCTTCGGATGGGCGCGCCCTATTCCTGTCAATCGCCGCTTCTTTAAGAAACCTCGGCTTGCCGGCGTGCTCGTATCTATTGCCGGACCCGTCAGTAACCTGATTCTTGCGTTTATCGGTTTCTTTTTGTTAGTGTTGATGCATGCATACGGAATGGAGCAGCTTGCGGCATTCAGCACGGGACTTGATCAGTTCTTTTCCATTTGGATTCAGCTGAATCTTGTCTTGTTTTTATTTAATCTGCTGCCGCTGCCGCCGCTCGATGGCTATCGAATCATTGAAGATCTCGTCCCGCCGGGGGTTCGTGCCAAGATGACGCAGGCGGAGAGCTACGGCTTTATTGTCTTTTTGGTTCTGTTTGTGACACCGCTCGGATCTTACGTGCTTTGGCCGATGCTCAATGCCGGAAGAGATCAGATTTTAGAGCTGTTTTCAGCGATATTTCAACCGCTTTTGTAG